A single genomic interval of Oncorhynchus tshawytscha isolate Ot180627B linkage group LG15, Otsh_v2.0, whole genome shotgun sequence harbors:
- the LOC112215082 gene encoding serine/threonine-protein kinase PLK4 isoform X2 — translation MTNPTEDYSEKIMDWFVKICMALKHVHDQGLLHRELRPQSVLLTEFETLRLGAFGSVNEKMTNEDGMVGYLGPEILTGGMYDTKSDIWSLGCVLYELCMLQCAFTAENTIKLIRQILGGSYPSLPESFSSELRDLLCDIFQQDPTIRPSVGDIMAKPFIISFITKKSEKTVEELQTTLDKLRTLADGLESMHKGTTIGSLTGGVIGAAGGITSIVGLILAPFTLGATLIVTGVGIGVAVAGGATAGVSNITNMVNQSTDRRAIKNIIKEFQEKMNSVVTSLQDIAEGLETLMQSSSSKIKSAGFNVEAAASAGVRVGKGLAGTIELFRLLRVANIGKVAAQTARAVRVAEVATGIFSAFFVAVDIFFIAMDAREIHNIRQAKANEQSGDTSKLEVMDTDSITELEPGCEEPKAEVKSETMKFIQTIRQTAELLQESLDELSDVISFIPKIEDCYLDD, via the exons ATGACAAACCCTACAGAAGATTACTCTGAGAAG ATTATGGACTGGTTTGTCAAGATCTGCATGGCCCTGAAGCATGTACATGACCAGGGCCTTCTTCACAGAGAACTGAGACCCCAG AGCGTACTCCTCACAGAATTTGAAACACTTCGTTTGGGAGCGTTTGGAAGTGTCAATGAAAA GATGACCAACGAGGATGGAATGGTGGGTTATTTAGGCCCAGAGATTCTAACTGGTGGAATGTATGACACCAAAAG TGATATTTGGTCTTTGGGATGCGTGCTGTATGAGTTGTGTATGCTTCAGTGTGCA TTCACTGCAGAGAACACAATCAAGCTCATCCGCCAAATATTGGGAGGTTCTTACCCATCTCTCCCAGAGAGCTTCTCATCTGAGCTCCGCGACCTCCTGTGTGACATCTTCCAACAAGACCCGACCATTAGGCCTTCAGTTGGTGACATCATGGCGAAACCCTTCATTATCAGTTTCATCACAAAAAAG AGTGAGAAAACTGTGGAGGAACTCCAGACCACCTTGGACAAGCTGAGAACTCTGGCAGACGGCTTGGAGAGTATGCACAAAGGCACCACCATAGGCAGTCTGACGGGAGGTGTTATTGGAGCAGCTGGAGGAATCACCTCTATAGTGGGGCTTATCCTGGCTCCCTTCACTCTGGGCGCCACCCTGATCGTCACTGGGGTTGGTATTGGGGTGGCTGTCGCTGGTGGAGCCACTGCCGGAGTATCCAACATCACCAACATGGTCAATCAGTCCACCGACCGCCGAGCCATCAAGAACATCATCAAGGAGTTCCAGGAGAAGATGAACTCTGTGGTGACATCTCTGCAAGACATCGCTGAGGGTTTGGAGACACTCATGCAAAGTAGCTCTTCTAAGATAAAAAGTGCCGGTTTCAATGTAGAGGCCGCTGCTAGTGCTGGGGTGAGGGTTGGGAAAGGCCTTGCGGGCACAATAGAGCTCTTCAGACTACTCCGGGTGGCCAATATTGGCAAGGTGGCAGCCCAAACTGCCAGGGCAGTGCGTGTGGCAGAGGTGGCGACAGGAATATTTTCTGCTTTTTTTGTAGCTGTTGATATCTTCTTCATCGCCATGGACGCCAGAGAGATCCACAACATCCGACAGGCGAAGGCGAATGAACAGTCTGGTGATACCAGCAAGTTAGAAGTGATGGACACAGACTCCATCACTGAGCTGGAGCCTGGATGTGAAGAACCAAAGGCTGAGGTCAAGTCAGAGACCATGAAGTTCATCCAGACGATCAGACAGACAGCTGAACTGCTACAGGAGAGCCTGGACGAACTGAGTGACGTCATCTCGTTCATTCCTAAGATAGAGGACTGTTACTTAGACGACTGA
- the LOC112215082 gene encoding serine/threonine-protein kinase PLK4 isoform X1, which yields MGKTQSVLEKKGYTTQKEVENGVIATDKHGDQFVIKEIKLNETSVLNSSVESLRQISHPHIVSYKNSFLEDNCYYIVTDHCAKGNLSQKIQEQMTNPTEDYSEKIMDWFVKICMALKHVHDQGLLHRELRPQSVLLTEFETLRLGAFGSVNEKMTNEDGMVGYLGPEILTGGMYDTKSDIWSLGCVLYELCMLQCAFTAENTIKLIRQILGGSYPSLPESFSSELRDLLCDIFQQDPTIRPSVGDIMAKPFIISFITKKSEKTVEELQTTLDKLRTLADGLESMHKGTTIGSLTGGVIGAAGGITSIVGLILAPFTLGATLIVTGVGIGVAVAGGATAGVSNITNMVNQSTDRRAIKNIIKEFQEKMNSVVTSLQDIAEGLETLMQSSSSKIKSAGFNVEAAASAGVRVGKGLAGTIELFRLLRVANIGKVAAQTARAVRVAEVATGIFSAFFVAVDIFFIAMDAREIHNIRQAKANEQSGDTSKLEVMDTDSITELEPGCEEPKAEVKSETMKFIQTIRQTAELLQESLDELSDVISFIPKIEDCYLDD from the exons TCCTGAACTCCAGTGTTGAAAGCCTCAGACAGATTAGTCACCCCCACATTGTAAGCTACAAAAACTCATTTCTAG AGGATAACTGCTACTATATAGTGACAGACCATTGTGCGAAGGGAAATCTCTCTCAGAAGATACAAGAGCAGATGACAAACCCTACAGAAGATTACTCTGAGAAG ATTATGGACTGGTTTGTCAAGATCTGCATGGCCCTGAAGCATGTACATGACCAGGGCCTTCTTCACAGAGAACTGAGACCCCAG AGCGTACTCCTCACAGAATTTGAAACACTTCGTTTGGGAGCGTTTGGAAGTGTCAATGAAAA GATGACCAACGAGGATGGAATGGTGGGTTATTTAGGCCCAGAGATTCTAACTGGTGGAATGTATGACACCAAAAG TGATATTTGGTCTTTGGGATGCGTGCTGTATGAGTTGTGTATGCTTCAGTGTGCA TTCACTGCAGAGAACACAATCAAGCTCATCCGCCAAATATTGGGAGGTTCTTACCCATCTCTCCCAGAGAGCTTCTCATCTGAGCTCCGCGACCTCCTGTGTGACATCTTCCAACAAGACCCGACCATTAGGCCTTCAGTTGGTGACATCATGGCGAAACCCTTCATTATCAGTTTCATCACAAAAAAG AGTGAGAAAACTGTGGAGGAACTCCAGACCACCTTGGACAAGCTGAGAACTCTGGCAGACGGCTTGGAGAGTATGCACAAAGGCACCACCATAGGCAGTCTGACGGGAGGTGTTATTGGAGCAGCTGGAGGAATCACCTCTATAGTGGGGCTTATCCTGGCTCCCTTCACTCTGGGCGCCACCCTGATCGTCACTGGGGTTGGTATTGGGGTGGCTGTCGCTGGTGGAGCCACTGCCGGAGTATCCAACATCACCAACATGGTCAATCAGTCCACCGACCGCCGAGCCATCAAGAACATCATCAAGGAGTTCCAGGAGAAGATGAACTCTGTGGTGACATCTCTGCAAGACATCGCTGAGGGTTTGGAGACACTCATGCAAAGTAGCTCTTCTAAGATAAAAAGTGCCGGTTTCAATGTAGAGGCCGCTGCTAGTGCTGGGGTGAGGGTTGGGAAAGGCCTTGCGGGCACAATAGAGCTCTTCAGACTACTCCGGGTGGCCAATATTGGCAAGGTGGCAGCCCAAACTGCCAGGGCAGTGCGTGTGGCAGAGGTGGCGACAGGAATATTTTCTGCTTTTTTTGTAGCTGTTGATATCTTCTTCATCGCCATGGACGCCAGAGAGATCCACAACATCCGACAGGCGAAGGCGAATGAACAGTCTGGTGATACCAGCAAGTTAGAAGTGATGGACACAGACTCCATCACTGAGCTGGAGCCTGGATGTGAAGAACCAAAGGCTGAGGTCAAGTCAGAGACCATGAAGTTCATCCAGACGATCAGACAGACAGCTGAACTGCTACAGGAGAGCCTGGACGAACTGAGTGACGTCATCTCGTTCATTCCTAAGATAGAGGACTGTTACTTAGACGACTGA